The genomic segment GACCGCGGACGGCTATGTCAGCGACCGCTGGCGTCCGGTCTCCCCGGTCACCGGCCGCCTCGATGCGTTCCAGTGGCAGACGCCGGTCGCGAGCCTGCCCTCGGACAGGGGCCCCACGCTCGAATCCTCCGCCTTCGAGGAAGCCATGCTGGCCGCTCCGCCGGCGAAGCGGGTGACTGCGGTTCCCAGCGAGGCCTCGGTGGAACCGCCGGAGGTGGCCCCGGTGCCGGCACCGGCCGCGCAGGACAATTCACCCCCTCCGGCCAAGGAGGCCGCGAAGGAGGTTGTCAAGGAAGCTCCCAAGGAAACCGCGGAGCGAGCTGCGAAGGAAACTGCGGAGATCGACGAGCCGGCCGTCACACCCGCTGAGCCGGCGAATCCGGCTCCGCCGCCCGCTGAATCATCGCCTCCGGCGGCAACGCCCGTCTTCCGGACCCGGGCCGACCTCAGTAAGCCCGCCTCGGCGCCGATCCAGACCGTCATTCCGATCGTCCGTGCACCCGACGATCCCGGGATCGACGACGAGGGCCCAAGCGATGAATTTACGGAACAAATCGGCACGCCCAAAGCCCACGCAAAGGCCCAGGCGGGCGGCTGGCGCGGATTCTGGTCCCGCTGGGGCGCGTGAGCCGCATTTCGCCCCCGGCTTGTCCTTGCCAATTCGGGCCATGCCCGATATCAGGAGCGCGCGTATCGGGGCCGGCATTGCTTCGGTCTCGGCAGGTTCGCCGCAATAGCTCAGTCGGTAGAGCACGTCATTCGTAATGACGGGGTCGGGGGTTCGAATCCCTCTTGCGGCACCAGCACCCGATTCGGATCCTCCAATCTTGCTGTCATGCCTGGGCTTGGGCATCCACGTCTTCGCCCGATCCAGACACGCAAAATGGCCGGGACAAGCCCGGCCATGACGCAAGAGTTTGGATTGATCGCGCTTACTGCGACACCGTCTGCACCACGCTCGCGATCGGGCGGGTGTTGGTGCCCGCGGTCGGCACCTTCATGTCCTTCATCAGCGCCTCGTCATATTCCGGCAGCGTCTGGAAGGTCGTCTTGGCCTTCATCTGCACGACCTTGTAGCCGCCGGCCTTCAGCCGCGCGAGCAGCGTCGGCAGGGCGAGGCCCGTGTTCTTCTGGAAGTCGTGCATCAGGATGATGCCCTTGCCGAGCTTGTCCAGCCTCGTCATCACGGTCTCGACGATCTTCTCCGGCGTCGCGCCCTTCCTGAAGTCGAAGGAATCGATTTCGGTCGAGAACATCGCGACGTTGCGGGTGCCGAAATAGCTCACCATCGCGGGATTGTGCTGCAGCTGCGGAAAGCGGAAGAACGGCGCCGGATTGGTGCCGAGCGCGAATTTCACCGCGCTGAAGCCCTTCTCGACCTCGTCCTTGACCTGCTGCTCGGTCAACTTCTTGCTGTTCAGATTGACATGCGACCAGGTGTGCGTGCCGACCGTGTGGCCCTGGGCCAGCACCTGCTTCAGGATCTCCGGATGGTAGGTCGCGTGCTTGCCGACCGAGAAGAACAGGCCCTTGGTGCATTCGTCCGCGAGCGCCTTCAGCACCGTAGGGGTGTTGACCGGCCACGGACCGTCGTCGAAGGTCAGCACGACCTCCTTCTCGGTCAGGAAGTCGAACTGCTTGAAATGCTCGAAGCCGAAGCCGGGGCCGCCCGTCGTGTCGATCTCGACGACGCGGGACACACCCAGCGCGTTCGGATTGGTGCAGACCTGTTTCGGCTGCATCGGCATGACCGGCGCAGGTGCCGGAGCGGCTGGCTTGGCCGCGACGGTCGCGGTGGTCTCGACGTCGTCCTTCGCGGCGAGCTTCGCCTGTGCCGGCAATGGGTCGGCGACACGGGCGGCAACTGTCTTCGGAGCGCCCTGGTCGGCGCGCGTGGAATAATAAAACCAACCGCCGGCGGCGATCACGACCGCCGCAACTACACTGGCCAGCATCAGGCCCAACGCATTACGCATCGCTAATCTTTCCAATTACGCAACCAAACCGGCGGAATTTCCCGCGCGACGAGCCATTAATGCGAACCAAGAGTTAACGTGACACCAACACGACAGCGGTTGCGGTGGAATTTCAGTAGGGTGCGCCAAAGTGACCGAGATCACAGAGAGTGGGTCTCCCGTGACTGTCATCACAGTGGAAACGGTTTTGCCGGAGCATCGTAGCTCCCATCGATAACGGGCCCGCTGAGGCGGTGCCAATGGGAGCTTCAAATGACCAAGTCGTTTACCAGCAAGATCCGCGATACCAGCCTGGCCCTGGGCTTTGCCGCCATCGTCTCGATCGCTTCGACGAGCGCGAGCTTCGCCTTCACGGCTGAGGCGCAGCAGATGTGCACGGGCGATGCCTTCCGTCTCTGCTCGGCGGAGATCCCCAACATCCCGAAGATCACGGCGTGCATGATCAAGCATCGCTCGGACCTCAGCGCCGGCTGCCGCGCGGTGATGGACAAGGACCTCGCCAAGGGCGCCTCGCGCAAGGTCGCTGACGCCCGGGACAGCCAGTAAGAGCGCACGCAACAACGATCGTCGCGCTGGTCAGCTCCCCCTCGCGATGTGCCCCGGTGTCACGCCGGGGCCACGCGGTGGCTTGCCTCCAGCCCGGCAATAAAGCCGTTGCAGCCTCCGGATCGTCGCACTAGCTTCGCCCGCACTTTCTTCCGGGTAGAGGCATTACGCGATGACCAGATTTCTTTTCATTCTTCCTTTGCTCTTGTGCGCATCGGCAGCATCAGCGCAACAGCAGCCCGGCCATGATGCCTGCGCGCGCGATGTCAGCCGCTTCTGCCGCGCCGTGATGAACAATGGCGACGGCGCCGTGCTCGCCTGCCTGAAGCAGAACCGCACCCGGCTCAGCAAGGGCTGCGACAAGGTGCTGACGGATCACGGGCAGTAAACACATCCTCGTCATTCCGGGGCGCGCCGTAAGGCGCGAGCCCGGAATCCATTTCTCCACGCTCATGCTGCTCGATGGATTCCGGGTTCGCGCTTCGCGCGCCCCGGAATGACCAGAATTACGTACTGCTCCCGGCCGCGACCACCGGCAGCACCTCGCTGTTGGCGCGGTCCGGCGTTTCGTCCTTCCAGCGCACCGAGCCGAATGGACGCTCCAGCATGCGGCGGATCCGCACCGGCTCGGGGCCGATGTGGAAATCGATCGCCTGCTGATGCAGCGCGCGTTCGGACTGGGTCGAACGGTTGCGCTGACGCAAATAGTCGAGCCAGGTCGGGCAGTGATAGCGCTCGGTCCACAGCTCGGGGTCGGCGATGTCGCGCGCGATCGACCAGCCATAGGCGCCGTTGCGCTGGCGGGAGAGCTGCACGTCCTGCATGACGTTGTGGAACGCGCGCGCATTCTCTTGCGCGACCCGGTATTCGATCTCGACCACCAGCGGTCCGCTGCGTCCGGTCAGCGACAGCTTCACCTCGGGATCGGCCAGCACGTCCGCATCCTCGTTGCGCGCGCCGACGCGTGGCATCGCTAGCCAGATGCCGAGCAGCGGCGAGACCAGCATCAGGCCTGCCGCGGTCAGCAGCGCGATCTCGACGCCGGCATAATCGGTGAGATGGCCCCAGCCCCAGGCGCCGATCGCGATGCCGCCGGAGATCGAGGCCTGGAACGCGGCGAGCGAGCGGCCCGCGACCCAGCGCGGCGCCGAGAGCTGCACGCCGATGTTGAACAGCGCGATCGCAGCCATCCAGACCGCGCCGGCCAGGACCAGCGCGGTTGCCGTCAGCACCGGCTCCGTGCTCAAAGCGAGGGCGGCCATGGCGAAGGCCATCGAGATGGTGCAGGCGCGGATCGCGGCCTCGCCGCTCATGCGCTTGCGCAATTCGTGGATATTGAGTGCGCCGATCACTGCGCCCATGCCGAAGGCGCCCAGCATGATGCCGTAGGTCTGTGCGCCGCCATGCAGGAGGTCGCGCGCGACCAGCGGCATCAGCGCCATCACCGCGCCGCCGATCAGGCCCATCACCAGCGTGCGCAACAGCACGATCTTGATCGGCGGCGAATTCGTGATGTAACGCACGCCCGAGACCATGGCGCGGTTGAGCTTTTCCCGCGGCAGGCGCGACGGCTCGTTGCTGCGGCGCCAGAGCAGCAGCACCACAAGCAGCGGCAGATAGAGAATCGCATTGCAGGCGAACGCGGCCACCGCGCCAAGTGCAGCGACGATGACGCCGCCGACCGCCGGACCGAAGCTGCGCGCGATGTTGTAGCTGATGCCGTTGAGCGCCACCGCGGACGCCAATGCCTCCGGCGGTACCTGTTCGCTGACCGAGGACTGCCAAGCCGGGCCGAACAGCGCATTGCCGCTGCCGACGACGAAGCAGAAGGCGAGCAGCAATTCGGGGGTGATCAGGTTGAAGCCGGCC from the Bradyrhizobium sp. WBAH42 genome contains:
- a CDS encoding polysaccharide deacetylase family protein, with translation MRNALGLMLASVVAAVVIAAGGWFYYSTRADQGAPKTVAARVADPLPAQAKLAAKDDVETTATVAAKPAAPAPAPVMPMQPKQVCTNPNALGVSRVVEIDTTGGPGFGFEHFKQFDFLTEKEVVLTFDDGPWPVNTPTVLKALADECTKGLFFSVGKHATYHPEILKQVLAQGHTVGTHTWSHVNLNSKKLTEQQVKDEVEKGFSAVKFALGTNPAPFFRFPQLQHNPAMVSYFGTRNVAMFSTEIDSFDFRKGATPEKIVETVMTRLDKLGKGIILMHDFQKNTGLALPTLLARLKAGGYKVVQMKAKTTFQTLPEYDEALMKDMKVPTAGTNTRPIASVVQTVSQ
- a CDS encoding cysteine rich repeat-containing protein, translating into MTRFLFILPLLLCASAASAQQQPGHDACARDVSRFCRAVMNNGDGAVLACLKQNRTRLSKGCDKVLTDHGQ
- a CDS encoding MFS transporter — translated: MTEQPNRPKMAADGITAPLRYTVFRRIWLASLLSNLGLLIQGVGAAWAMTQMAASADKVALVQTALMLPIMLISMPAGAIADMYDRRIVSVISLSVALIGASALTVLAGFNLITPELLLAFCFVVGSGNALFGPAWQSSVSEQVPPEALASAVALNGISYNIARSFGPAVGGVIVAALGAVAAFACNAILYLPLLVVLLLWRRSNEPSRLPREKLNRAMVSGVRYITNSPPIKIVLLRTLVMGLIGGAVMALMPLVARDLLHGGAQTYGIMLGAFGMGAVIGALNIHELRKRMSGEAAIRACTISMAFAMAALALSTEPVLTATALVLAGAVWMAAIALFNIGVQLSAPRWVAGRSLAAFQASISGGIAIGAWGWGHLTDYAGVEIALLTAAGLMLVSPLLGIWLAMPRVGARNEDADVLADPEVKLSLTGRSGPLVVEIEYRVAQENARAFHNVMQDVQLSRQRNGAYGWSIARDIADPELWTERYHCPTWLDYLRQRNRSTQSERALHQQAIDFHIGPEPVRIRRMLERPFGSVRWKDETPDRANSEVLPVVAAGSST